The sequence CGGTGCGGCACGTTCGGGATGGGCTGGCCCTCAACGGAGCCAGTAAAGCCCTGTTACGAACCCTTTGCGCCGAACTGCCCGTCTGGCACCCGCAAACGCACTATTTCCCGGCCTACGAACTGGTGCAGGACGACCTGCGCGACTACCGCTTCTACGAAGCCGACCTGATACACCCCAATGCGCAGGCACACGACTATGTGTTCGCCAAATTTGCCGACAGCGCGTTTTCACCCGACCTTTGCACCTTCGTTGCGGAGTGGAGTCAGATTCGGCGCGCAATGGCCCACCGGCCTCTGCACGGCCCCACCGACGCCCATCGGCAGTTCCTGCAAACCTTGCTGAACCGCTTCGACAACTTGCCCGTTACGATTGATACCACTACCGAACGAGCTGAAATCGAACAACGCTTAACAGGATTATAAATCAGGAAGTATGCGCTATGATTTGATCTGTGCAAAGACGACTGGCTGGTAGCTCCGCCAATTCATCATTCATATTCCCCAGTTCACAATCCTCCAGAGAAATTATGTCAAGCTATAAACTCACCGAACAGACTGTACTGGCGGCCTTGTCCAACGTAGAAGAACCAGACCTCAAGCGCGATATTATCTCGCTGGGCATGGTCAAAGACGTGGTACTGGGCGTTGATTCGGTGCGCTTTACCGTGGTGCTCACCACGCCCGCCTGCCCCTTGAAAGAACTCATCCGGCAGCGGTGCGAGGATGCCATCCACACCCATATCGGTCCGGAAGTGGCCGTACAGGTCGATATGACGGCCAACGTCACGTCGACCCGGAGCGATGCGCCCCTGCTCCCCGGCGTGAAAAACATCATCGCCGTGGCCTCCGGAAAGGGCGGCGTGGGTAAGTCGACCGTTACGGCCAATCTGGCTATTGCCCTGCACAAGTCGGGCGCGAAGGTGGGTATTATCGACGCCGACATTTACGGTCCTTCGATCCCGGTGATGTTTGGTGCCGAAGAGATGCAACCCCAGATTGTGCAGATCGACGGGCAGAACCGGCTCCAACCCATCCGGCAGTTTGGCATCAAGCTCATGTCGATCGGATTTTTGGTACCGCCGGATCAGGCAATGCTCTGGCGTGGGCCGGTAGCGAGCCGGGCCTTGCAGCAGTTCTTCTCCGACACCGAGTGGGGCGAACTCGATTACCTGCTCATCGACCTACCCCCCGGCACTGGCGATATTCACCTGTCGCTGGTACAAACCGTGCCGGTTACGGGCGCCATTATCGTGACCACGCCGCAGAAAGTAGCCATTGCCGACGCCATCAAAGGGCTGGCGATGTTCCGACAGCCGCAGATCAACGTACCTGTACTGGGTATCGTGGAAAACATGGCCTGGTTTACGCCCGCCGAATTGCCCGGCAACAAATATTACATCTTTGGCAGTGGCGGCGCCGCTCAACTGGCCGAGAAGTTCGACGTCCCCGTGCTGGGTCAGGTACCGCTGGTGCAGAGCGTCCGCGAAGCGGGCGACGAAGGCAAACCCGCGCTGGTATCCGACGAAGGACCGGCGACGGAGGCCTTCCGCGAAGCCGCTGAAGCACTGGCTCGCCGGGTCGCTATCCGCAACGCCACGCAGGATCAGACCAAACGCGTTGAGTTCACGCGCGTTTAGTCGGGTCGGCGCCTGATGGCTGTCGGGCAGGGGCACCGCCGGTTCGGCCGAGAATCGGTTTGTGGTGAAACCAGGCCCGACAGCCATCAAACTTTGACCGTTAATTCGTATTTTTACAGAAACAGGACAACGATTTATGCAGGCTGAAACAGCAACCAACCCCCTGATTGACCGCGTCGAGAAAGCCCTCGATAGCATGCGGCCCTATCTGGCGGCAGATGGCGGCAATGTACGGGTACTCGACGTAACGGCAGAGGGTGTCGCGCGGCTCGAACTGATGGGTTCGTGCGGTAGTTGCCCCATGTCGGCCATGACGTTCAAAGGCGGCCTGGAAGACGCTATTCTTCGCGCCGTACCCGAAATTAACCGCGTAGAGGCCGTTAATCTCTCGGCGATGCCCTCTTAACGGCGGCCCCATACAACGAGCTTTCGCCAATTTTTGCCGCCTCAGCACAATAGGCCCGCATTTTGCTAGGTGCTGAGATACATTGGTATTTTCCTCATCGTCCTCGTTGTATCGCATGAAATTTCCGCTGCTCATAGTGGGCCTTTTCTCGGCCATGCTGGGGGTTGCCCAGCCCGCTCCCGTTGCGCAAACTCCGCCGATGGGCTGGTCCAGCTACATGGCCTTGCAGCCTCAGTCGCTGGAAAATGAAGTCCGCATCAATGCCGACTACATGGCCCAAACCCTCAGCGCACACGGCTGGCAATTTGTGCTCGTCGACTACAGTTGGGCCTACCCGAATCCACCGGAAGACAACGGCGGCAATCCCAATCAGTCGCGGCTGGCCAACGGTGATTACGTGCCACTCCTCAACATGGATGCCCACGGTCGGCTCCTGCCCGACCCGCGTAAGTTCCCCTCGTCGAAAGACGGGCAGGGCCTGCGCCCACTAGCTTCGTACCTGCATGGGCTAGGGCTTAAATTCGGGCTTCACGTGATGCGGGGCATTCCCCGTCAGGCCGTTCGGGCCAAGACGCCCATTCTGGGCACCGATGGTATCACCGCCGATCAGATTGCCGATACCGTCAATGTGTGTCCCTGGCTCAACCACATGTATGGGGTCGACATGCGGAAACCCGGCGCGCAGGAGTACTACAATTCCCTGCTCGAACTGTATGGCCAGTGGAACGTCGATTACATCAAATTTGACGACATGGGTCAGCCGGGTAACCCGTCGGTATACCACAAAGAGGAAGTGGAAGCCGTGCGGAAAGCCATCGACGAACTGCGGAGACCCATCATCTTCAGCGTGGCCTACGCGCAACCGTTCGACAACAGCGACCACCTACGCCAACACGCTAACCTGTTCCGAATCAGCAACGATGCCGTCACCAACTGGGAGCAGCTGAAAAAACAGTTCGACTACGGCGCGCAGTGGTCCACGGTCGCCAGCGCCGGTCACTGGCCCGACGCCGATCGGCTGCCGCTGGGTTGGCGCCCGAAACGGAACGTACCTGGCGAAGCCTTTACCGATGCCGAGCAACGTACCCGGCTGACCCTCTGGTGCATGCTGAAATCGCCCCTGATGCTCGACGGTAACCTGCCCGACTGTACGCCCTTTGCGGCCAGCCTGCTCACCAACGACGAAGGCTTGGCCGTGAACCAGGAAGCGACCAACCCTCGGCAACTGAGCCGCACCGACGATCTGGCAATCTGGGTATCCGATGCCCCCGACGGGCAAACGAAAAACGTAGCCCTGTTCAACCTTTCCAACGAAAGCCGCCCCGTAACCCTCACCCTGAGCGACGTGGGCATTCCCAAAAAAGCGAACATCCGCGACGTGTGGGGCAAGGCCTACAAAGGCCAGTTCAAGAAAACGTTCACCCATCAGCTCGGCCCCCACGATGCAGTGCTGCTACGCGTCGCACCGGTTCAGTGAAGGTGCTTTGCGAGACCTTATAAGGTAGTAAGGCCTAAACGAATTGATTGCTTTCTGGATCGTTTGCCAAACATTGTTTGGAGTTATTGCATAATCGCAAGCAAAACATGCATCTTTTAAACATATTTTAGCCGGTTACGCTTCTAATCGCGCGTATGTGTATTTTCACAGGATCAGAATAGCCTGTTCCCACTGACACCCATGACACGACGCGATTTTATTCATTCGACTTCGGCGGGATATGCATCGCTGCTCGCCTGGGGTCTGCTGGCACCGGCGCCCGCTTCCGCCTTCAACCTGCCACCCAACGGGGTTAGCGCCACGGGTAAGGCCCGCCGCGTGGTGATCTTGGGCGCCGGGCTGGCGGGATTGGCTTCGGCCTGGGAGCTGGGCAAACTCGGCTACGACTGCACCGTGCTCGAAGCCCGCAGCCGGTCGGGTGGCCGCGTCTGGACGGTGCGGGGCGGCACCTCGGAGACCGAACTTGGCGGCACAGCCCAGACCTGCCGCTTCGACGACGGCTATTATTTCAACGGCGGGGCCGCCCGCATCCCGCACCATCACCAGCTCACGCTCCAATATTGCCGCGAACTGGGTGTACCGCTCGAAATTTTCAACGGGGGCAACGAAGCCGCCTACCTGTACAACGATCAGGCTGAGGGTACTACGGGTACAGGTTCGTTTGCCAACCGGCGCATTCGGGTGAAGGAGTACCACAACGATATGCGCGGCTACACGGCCGAGTTGCTCACAAAAGCGCTCGATCAGGGCGCGCTCGACAAAGAGCTGACCAAGGAAGACATCGAAAAGCTGGTCGATTTCCTGAAAAACGAAGGCGACCTCAACACGGCGCATCTTTACAAAGGCACCAACCGGCGCGGCTACAAAACCGAACCCGGCGCGGGCGCCACGGCCGGTATCACCACCGACCCCTACGGCCTCACCGACATTCTACGGTCGGGGTTCATGCAGCCCGTTTTCTACAACGTCGGCGATTACATTTACGAACAGCAAACGACGCTGCTTCAGCCCGTGGGCGGCATGGATGCCATTCCCAAAGCCTTTGAAAAACGGCTGGCGGGCAAAATCCTGTTCAACGCCCCCGTGACCGAACTCCGCAAAACCGAAAATGGCGTGCGGGTCGTGCACCAGAAAGGCGGCAAACCCACCGAACTGCTGGCCGATTTCTGCGTCTGCACGTTGCCCCTACCCGTACTCAAAAACCTTGAATCGGATTTGTCGGGCTCGGTCAAACGCGCCGCCGACTTTGTGCCGTACATCAAAACGGGTAAAATCGGGTTGCAATTCAAACGCCGGTTCTGGGAGGAAGACGATGGGATTTACGGCGGCATTTCGCGCACCAACATGGACATCAACCAGATCTGGTATCCGTCGTTTGGCTTCCAGAAACCCAAGGGCGTGCTCATCGGCTATTACAATTTCTACAGCCGGGCCGAAGCCGTAGGCGCTCTGCCCGTTGCCGAACGCCAGAAACTAGCGCTGGCACAGGGGCAAAAGATTCACCCCCAATACGCCACCGAGTTCGACAACGCCTTTTCGCTGGCCTGGCACCGCATTCCTTATTCGGAGGGCGGCTGGGCGTTGTACGACGACACCGTCCGGCGCAAACAATACCCCGCCTTGCTCGAGCCCGACGGCGCTATTTACTTTGCCGGCGAACATACCACGTACCTGACAGCCTGGATGGCCGGCGCCCTTACCTCGGCCCGCCGCGCCGTCGAAGCCATTCACGCCCGGGTGGGATAGACAACCTAGTTTTCGGTCGTCAGTTTACAGTAGCCTATGAAACATGGGCAGGTCTGTAGACGTAGCCACTGAAAACAGTAAACTGAAGACTGAAAACCAGCAAACTATGAAGCGTACCCTGATTACCTCCCTCTTCACGCTGCTGACGGCGCTGATCACCAACTTTTTCGCCCAGCGGGTGATGGCTCAGTCGTCGCCGGGCGTGCTGACCGCCGACCAGGCGACGGCTGTAAAAGCCATTCGCATCGCTAACCTCGACAAAGACACCTACTTCAAGTCGGGTGGGTTTATTCTGGAACGCTACGAAGACCGCCCCGCCTACGTGTTTACCTACAGCGACGGCATCACGCGGAAAGTGTATCTGTATAAAGTCTACAGCGCCGCCGACACCAAAGAGCTTGGGTTGCTGGCGCTGTATCAGAACGGCAAAACCAACGAGGTGAAGTCGTTTGTGATTCCCGGTTCGGGAGCCGACCGCAAAGCCTGGGACGCCTATATCGACGACCTGAAATATGTAGGCGAAAAAGAACCGGGCCTCATGTCGACGCTGACGTTTGTGCTAAGCCGCGAACTAAGTGGCCTGATGGGCGGTAACGGATCGGCCAAGGCCGACGATGGCGTCAAGAAGAAAGAAGAATACAACTTCTGCTTCGGCCCCACGGCCCGCGTGACGCTGCCTAACGGCGACACGAAAGCGATCAGCCAGGTACGGACCGGCGACGAAGTATTAGGCTACGACGCCGCATCGAACACGCTGGTTTCTAGCCGCGTAACGGCCGTCGATACGCATGCAGGTACGTTCCGGCTGGTGGGGGTCTGGCTGGTGCCGACGCAGGAACTGACCGCCAGCCGCGCTACGTACCCAGCCCAGCCGGTGCTGCTCGAAGCCACCGCGACCCACCCCGTGCTGACCGCCACCGGCCGCAAATCGCTGGGCGACGTAACAACGGGCGACACGCTGTATCGCTACGAAAACAACCGACTCGTGCCGTATCAGGTGGTTCGGGTGGGCACGACGGGGCAAGCCGTTGAGCGCCTTTATAACCTACGTACCCAGCCGGGCGGCTATGTGGTAGATGGCACGGTTGTGCTGGACAAATAAAGGCGGGCCGACCACTTTTGGCTAACTTGCCGCATGATTTGGTCCCGAATAGCCGCCTTTATCTTATCGAATCGGCTGGTGTTACTCATCCTGGTGGCAGTAGGCACCGTGTTCATGGGTTACCATGCCGCTCAGGTGAAACTGTCTTACGAATTTGCCAAAATCCTGCCGGTTACCGACCCCGATTACAAGCAGTATCAGGCGTTTAAAGAGCGGTTTGGCGAAGACGGCAACATCATGGTGGTGGGGGTCGAAACCGATTCGATGTACCAGTTGCCCTTCCTGCGTGACTGGCAGCAGCTTAATCGGCAGATCAAACAGATCGACGGCATCCGCGACGTGGTGTCGAACACGGGGCTGTATACGATTCGGCTCAACGACAGCACCGACCGATTTCAGTTGCAGCCCGTTGCCAAAGAGCTTCCCACTACGCAGGCCGAAGCCGATAGCCTGCGGGCCACGCTCGGTCGCCTGCCCTTTTATCAGGGGCTGGTTACCGATTCATCGGGCCGGGCGCACTTGATGGCCGTTTCGTTCGACCAGAAAAAGCTAAATACGAAAGGGCGCATTGCCACGGTCCGGCAGGTCGAGCAACTGGTCGATGCCTTCGGCGAACGCCACCACACGACCGTGCACCTGTCGGGATTGCCCTACATCCGCACGGAATTCACGGCCAAAGTAAGTCGGGAGCTGGGGCTGTTTATGGGCCTTGCCTTTCTGGTTACGGCTTCCATCCTGTTCATTTTTTTCCGGTCGGCGTCGGTGGTCGGCATCAGCATGGCCGTGGTGGCGGTAGGCGTGGTATGGGCGCTGGGCTACCTGGTCTTGCTGGGCTACAGCATCACCATCCTGTCGGGCCTGATTCCGCCCATCCTGATCGTCATTGGGGTACCCAACGCCATTTTCCTGCTCAACCGCTATCATGACGAGCTCAACAAAGGCCTGCCGCAACGCGAGGCCCTGAGCGTAGCGATTGCCAAAGTAGGCGAAACCACTTTCTTCGCCAACGTCACCACGTCGATCGGCTTCTTCGTCTTCTACTTCACGGCCAGCCCGTTCCTGCTCGAATTTGGCCTGATTGCCGCCCTCGGCATCATGACCACCTTCGCGACGTCGCTGATCCTGATTCCGGTGGTCTTCAGCTACCTGAACGTACCCAGCGAAAAACACCGCAGTCACCTCGACAGCCCGCTGGTCACCCGGTTTCTGGTTTGGGTCGATGGGCTCGTGCATCGGCGGCGGGCGGCGGTTTATCTGTTTGTCGGTGTGTGCGTCGTGGCGGGTCTGGTCGGAATGAGCCTGATTCGGGCAACGGGCTATATGGTCGACGATCTGCCCAAAAACGACCCCATCTACACCGATCTGAAGTATTTCGAGAAGACCTATAAAGGTGTACTGCCCTTCGAGGTCAGCATCGACGCCGGGCGGCCGGGGCGCGTGCTGACGCCTCCTACCCTCAACAAGATCAGGCAGTTGCAGCGTGAATTCGGGCAGCACCCTGAACTGGCCCGGCCGCTGTCGGTGGTTGAGGCGGTGAAGTTTTTCTACCAGGCTTACCGGGGTGGCGATCCGCGCTATTACCTGCTACCTCCGGCGCTAGAAATGGCCAAACTGCAACGCTACACCAGTCAGTTGAGCACCGGCACCAAGCGCACCGGCTCGGTGAGTCTGGCGTCGTATGTCGATACCAGCCGCCGATATACCCGGGTGAGTTTTCAGGTGGCCGATATCGGCTCGACCCGGCTGCGCGCGCTGATCGACCAACTCCAGCCCCGCGCCGACTCCATCTTTAATTTCGACCGCGAAACAGGCCGATGGGTTGACTCGGCTGATCGCTACGCCGTGAACATCACCGGCAACAGCGTCACGTTTACACGGGGCAACGAATACCTGCTCCGCAACCTCGCCGAAAGCACGCTGCTGGCCATCGGGCTGGTATCGGTGATCCTCATCATTCTGCTGCGCGACGTGCGGCTGAGTCTTACGGCCATTGTGCCGAGTATCGTGCCGCTGATCGTGACGGCGGGGTTGATGGGCTATTTTCACATCAACCTCAAGCCTTCGACCATCCTGATTTTTAGTATTGCGTTCGGTCTTTCGTCCGACGGCACCATTTATTTCATCACCAAATACCGCGATGAACTGCGCGATAAGAGCGTCGACGTGGCCGAGGCGATATCGCGGACCATCCGGCAAACGGGCGTCAGCATGGTTTACACGGCATTTATTCTGTTTGCGGGCTTCGCCATTTTCACCGCCTCCACCTTTCAGGGAACCGTGTCGCTGGGCATTCTGGTGTCGATTACGCTGCTGATGGGCATGACCTCGAACCTGATCCTGCTGCCAGCTTTCTTGATGACGGTTTACAACCGGCGGCAACGAAAAAAGGTAACGGTTTCGTAAGTTTCGGTTGCAAGCAAGTAGTACCAAATGGTCGATTTCTTTGACTACTATTTCAACGGTTACGTAACCGTTGGAATCCTGCTTGGTACGTACGGCACAACTCACTTATGAAACGATTTTACAGTTTCCTGCTTTTCCTGGCCTGGTCAATCAGCCTCTGCGCACAGCCACTCAAAGCGCCAAAAGGCACGCCCACCGTTCATTTCACGCTAACGGATAGCACCGTCGTTTCGGGCAAAATTATCCGGCAGGACAGCGCCACCATAGCCGTGCAGCGGCCGGGCAAGTACGTAACGTACCTGCAACCCAACCAGATCGTCCGCATCACCACGACCCGCCCCGCCAGACAAGCCAACCCGACAAAAATCACGTCGTTCAGCCTGCGCGACGGCGCGACGGTCAGTGGTCAGGTTGTTCGCCAGACACCCGTAGCGGTGGTCGTCCGGCAAGCCAACGGCACCCAAAGCTACATCGACCCGGCCGACATCCTCAGCACATCGACCATGGCAACGGAAGCGGCGAGCAGTGGCCCCAAAGCCATTGCCTCCGATGCCATCGGGGCCCCGTATCTGCTCAGTGGCCGCACGGCCTACACGCCCAGCGCTGGGACGGTCTATTACCGCAACACGTACCTGATCCGCAACGAGGCCGAAGTGGGCATTACCAACGGCTGGAGCGCCGGGGTGATTACCAACCCATCCTGGAATTTCGTGTATGAGACGTCGTCCTATCTCAGTGAAGCGATTTATACCAGCACCGATTTTGGTACACAGGTATACACGCGGGTTGGCGTTCCTATTGGCAAAAGCATCCGGTTGGGTGCGGTGCTTACCACTCACTTGCAACGCCAGTATACCTTGAACTCATTTGATATCAGGAGCTACATCAGGAGCAGTCTATTGGGGCAAGTACTAGCTTCATTTGGCAAACCACAAAACAACATCACGTTAGGGTATACGTTCCGAATCGATGACAACCTGATGTTCCTACAGGATTTCGGCATGCTGACGATCGGTACAATTCAATACCTCAGTCCGTCACTTTCGGTCGTCAGTGATAATCGCATTCGGATACACGGCAATTCATATGGCCCTGCGACCCGCCTCTCGGCGGCTCTACGCATCCGCAAGAGAAGCCACGCATTCGATATCGGCATTTTTTCGTATACACAGCAGTCATTCTCCAACATCAATTATACGAGTAGAACGAAGCTCTATGCCTACCCCTACCTAAGCTACGCCGTACAACTCGGCGGCAGGCGTTAGTCGGCTTGTGTTCCGTTGACGAGTTTCAGTGTTTCGCGGTAAATCACGTTGCGCTTCCAGAACAATTGCGACGCCATCGGCACGTGTTTTTTACCGGGCAGTACGGTGTATTGGCTTTTCACACCCAGCGCCAGCAGTTTTTCGTGGAAACTTTTGGCACCGTCGATGATGCTCGGGTACGTATTGCCACCCACATACAATAGCGTCGGTGGCGCAGCCGGACCACTTGCCCCGCCTGAACGCACCTGATAAAACGGCGAAACGTCGCGCCAGCCCTCGGGCTTGTTACCGAACGGGATCAGGTACTGCCTGTCAGATGGGTACTTCATTTCCTTTAGGTAATCGTACATGTTGATCCCCGCCGGATCGTCGAGGATAGCGCCTTTGACGGGGTTTTGCGCCAGCCCCAGTTTGGTAAAATAAGTATCCTGAACGGCCAGCAACGCCGCCAGCCCACCGCCCGCCGAGTGCCCCATGACGTAGATCCGGCCGGGGTCGCCGCCAAAGTCAGCAATGTGGTTTTTGACCCACAGAATTGCCTGTGCGCAATCGTCGGCCATAGCAGGCACCTGCACCTCGGGCGAGAGTCGGTAGCTCGGAATCACGGCCACTACGCCCTGTTTGGCCAGTCGTCGCCCGATAAACCAATAAATGTTTTTGCTGCCACTATTCCAGTTGCCGCCGTGGAAAAACACAACGACCGGGGCGGGCCTGTTCGCTTTTCCGTTGGGTCGGTACACATCGAGCACGTTCTTTTCCGGATTGAAATCGGCGCTGGTCTTGGCTTTGTAGGGGATGTCTTTGGTTCGTTTGCTGGTAAACGAAATGGCAGACACCTGGGTCGATAGAAACAGCAATAAAGCGGCTAAAGGCCGGGCATAAACAGGCATAGCAAATAGGTGGATGATCGTGAAGGCAGGAGTCGATGCGGCGATTGGCCGCAACGTACCCAGCTAGTAACACCGCTAGCTACGTTGCAGTTTAATTTCTGTAGTTTCGCCTCTCATGGAAGAGCGCGACCCAGCCACCACCAACGGCCCCATCACTCCCGAAGAACGTACCTACGTTGTCGATACCCTACTCGCTACCCGCGACGCCCTACGCCAGGCGGTGTCGGGCTTATCCGACGACCAGCAACGCTATAAAACCGCGCCCGACCGCTGGTCGATTACCGCCTGTATGGAGCATATCTATCTGGTTGAACGGGGTATTTCAAAAGCCATACACACCGCGATGCTTGCCCCCGCCGATCCAGACCGGCGCATGGCCATCAAGGTATCCGACCTGTTTGTGATCAAGGCGGTACGTAGCCGGGGCGTAACCATCCCGGCGCCCACGCCATTTGTACCCACGGGCCGTTTTGCCGACGTACCCAGCGCCCTGGAAGCCTTCGAGCAACAACGCGCCGCTACCCTTACGTTTGCCGAGACCGCCGCGGCCGACATGCGGGTTCATTTTTTCGAACACCCCGTGCTGGGTACGTTGGATGCCTACCAGGCCCTGCTGGTCATTGCCTCCCACGGCGAACGGCATCGCAAACAAATCGAAGAGATCAAAGCCAGCACTGCCTTCCCGGCCTAAGCGGGCTGATTATTTCCGTCGGCCGGGTTTATACGATCGGCCGTACTTCGCTTTCTTCTCGGCTTCGTAATCGCGCCGCACGTTGACTTTCTGGTTGTGAGCCGCTTTCTCATGAAATGCCGGGCCAACCTCGTCGCGCTTGGGCACTTTCGGCTGCACAATTTTCATCTTTATCTCCGGCTTTTCGGCATCGGTCAACACCGTCGAGATTGGCAGCTTATCGGGCAGCGGTATCACTGGAATGGCGGTCTTCATCAGTGCTTCGATGGCGGCCTGCCGCTCGGCATCGGCCTCGGTGATGAAGGCAATCGCAATGCCTTTCTGGTCGGCCCGGCCCGTGCGCCCGATGCGGTGAATGTAGCTTTCGGGCTCATCAGGCAGATCGAAGTTAATCACGTGCGATACCCCCAGCAGATCGATACCGCGCGATACCAGATCGGTGGCGATGAGCACGCGTAGTTCGCCCGCGCCAAACCGCCTTACCGCTTCGAATCGGTAGGTCTGGGCTTTATCGGCATGAATCACGCCCACCGAGTCGATAAACCGGCGATCAAGATCATCAAACAGCTGATCGGCCATGGCTTTCGTCGCCACAAACACCAGCACTTTCGTCATGGTGCTGTCTTCCTGCAACAGCCGCTCCAGCAGATTCAGTTTGGTGTTGTAATTGGGTACGTTGTAGGCCGATTGCAGAATGCCTTTCAGCGGCGTACCGGCCGGGGCAGCTTCCACACGCACAGGATCGTTAAAGAACGTACCCGGCGTCGACACGCCCAGCAGTTGCTCCACGTCGTCGGTGAGGGTAGCCGAGAATAGCAGGTTCTGCCGCTTGGTCGGTAGCAGGTCGAGGATAGCCGTCAATTGTGCCCGAAAACCGAGGTTCAACATTTCGTCGAACTCATCGATCACCAGCCGCTTCAATTGCTTCGTCTTCAGCACATTACTCTTCAGCAGATCGACCGCCCGACCTGGTGTGGCGACTAGGATATCAGCACCAGCCTGCACCTGCGCCGCCTGCGGTTTGAGGTTCACGCCACCATAGACGCCTACCGTCAGCACGTTCATGTATTTGGTCAGGGCCGTGACAGTTTCCACTACCTGCACCACCAGTTCCCGCGTGGGCACCAGCACCAGCAACTGGGGCGTGTGGGTCGGCGAAAACTGATACTGCCGCAGCGAAGGCAGCAGATACGCAATGGTTTTCCCGGTGCCCGTCTGGGCGATGCCGCACACGTCGCGCCCCGACATGGCCACCGAGAATACCTTTTCCTGAATGGTGGTCGGTTGGGTATAGCCCAGATCGGCCAGCGCGTTCAGGAGTGGCTTATTGAGATTGAGGTCGTTGAACGTCATGGGGG comes from Fibrella aestuarina BUZ 2 and encodes:
- a CDS encoding alpha/beta hydrolase — protein: MPVYARPLAALLLFLSTQVSAISFTSKRTKDIPYKAKTSADFNPEKNVLDVYRPNGKANRPAPVVVFFHGGNWNSGSKNIYWFIGRRLAKQGVVAVIPSYRLSPEVQVPAMADDCAQAILWVKNHIADFGGDPGRIYVMGHSAGGGLAALLAVQDTYFTKLGLAQNPVKGAILDDPAGINMYDYLKEMKYPSDRQYLIPFGNKPEGWRDVSPFYQVRSGGASGPAAPPTLLYVGGNTYPSIIDGAKSFHEKLLALGVKSQYTVLPGKKHVPMASQLFWKRNVIYRETLKLVNGTQAD
- a CDS encoding DinB family protein, whose translation is MEERDPATTNGPITPEERTYVVDTLLATRDALRQAVSGLSDDQQRYKTAPDRWSITACMEHIYLVERGISKAIHTAMLAPADPDRRMAIKVSDLFVIKAVRSRGVTIPAPTPFVPTGRFADVPSALEAFEQQRAATLTFAETAAADMRVHFFEHPVLGTLDAYQALLVIASHGERHRKQIEEIKASTAFPA
- a CDS encoding DEAD/DEAH box helicase, whose product is MTFNDLNLNKPLLNALADLGYTQPTTIQEKVFSVAMSGRDVCGIAQTGTGKTIAYLLPSLRQYQFSPTHTPQLLVLVPTRELVVQVVETVTALTKYMNVLTVGVYGGVNLKPQAAQVQAGADILVATPGRAVDLLKSNVLKTKQLKRLVIDEFDEMLNLGFRAQLTAILDLLPTKRQNLLFSATLTDDVEQLLGVSTPGTFFNDPVRVEAAPAGTPLKGILQSAYNVPNYNTKLNLLERLLQEDSTMTKVLVFVATKAMADQLFDDLDRRFIDSVGVIHADKAQTYRFEAVRRFGAGELRVLIATDLVSRGIDLLGVSHVINFDLPDEPESYIHRIGRTGRADQKGIAIAFITEADAERQAAIEALMKTAIPVIPLPDKLPISTVLTDAEKPEIKMKIVQPKVPKRDEVGPAFHEKAAHNQKVNVRRDYEAEKKAKYGRSYKPGRRK